In the Paenibacillus sp. FSL R7-0337 genome, TCATTCCAGCCTACATGACGGGCTCCCAGTACCAGTGAGGCAATGATGCACAGGACCAGCAGGACCATGCAGCTCACCAGCACCAGGATGAAATTCTTCGGCATATGCAATTTTAGCTTGTTATCGCCCGAAACCGGTGAACTCATCATTTTATTTTATCAATAGCTCCCCCAATTAAGGCAAGGTATTCATCAATCGTATACGCAATGGACAGCGGGTTCGGTGTTCCGGCAGCAACCAGCGGAGTATCACTGTCGATAAAAGCTACCGATCCCCGTTCAATGGCCGGGATTTTGCCGATCAGTGAATCTGCCTGAAGCGTCTTAAGCAATTCGTCATTGCCATAACCTACGATCAGATCTGCATCATACAGGGCTTCCACATTCTCGGAGCTTAAGCTGAGCGAGTAGCTGGTAGGGTCTGTAATCTGTTTGGTAATGCTCTCGGGATATGTCATCCCCAGCTCATACAGGAATGCGACCCGGGAGTCTACTGGTGTATAAATATGCAGTTTCGACAAATCCTCAGCGGAGAAATTGACCCAGACTACTTTTTTGCCGGCAATCTGCGGATATTTGCTCAGCTTGTCGTTAACTAAGGCTTCAGTATCCTTGATGAGCTGCTCGCCTTCAGGCTTCATACCCATGCCTTCTGCGTTCAGTAGCACCTGCTCACGCCATGTCGTAGCCCAAGCAGCTGTAGGGTAGGCTACCACTGGAGCGATCTTGCTCAGTGTCTCATAATCTTCTTTCGTTAGGCCGGAGTACGCGGCAAGAATAACATCCGGGTTGGCGTCAGAGATCGCCTCGAAATCAAGACCATCAGTATCCTGGAACACATTCGGATCCGTTACATTCAGCTCTTTGAGCTTATCTGCGGTCCAAGGCAGCAGCCCGCTGCCATCCTGCACACCGAAGTTCGCAGCCGAGAAGCCTACAGGGACAACGCCCAGGGCCAGAACCACATCTTGGTTAGCCCATTGCACAGTAACTACGCGTTCCGGCTTGCTCTTAATTACAGTTTCACCAAGCGCATGCTTGATGGTGATCGGATATGTCACAGCATCCTGCGCCGCCGGTGCTTCTGTGCTTGCCGCTTCGGTGGTTGCAGCTGCTGCCGGTGCCGGTGAAGATGAAGCTGCTGAATTCGACTGGTTGGAGGAGCAGCCTGCCAGCGCTATAGTTAGTGCTAATGGAATGAATAATGTCTTGAAAGAGAACTTTTTGGTGCTGTTCATGTGTGGACCCTTCCTTATCTGAATATGTATTTTGTGGTTTCATGCAACTTTATACGATAATGAGAATCATTATCGCTAAATATATAGGTGATGGGACAGGTTGTCAATGTAAAAGTTAGGTTCCGCTTGCAAACGGCCGAGCAGGGAACCAACAATTTGTGGCATCCTCCCCACAACAAAAACCACAAGCGGCACTAGTTAAAGTGAGCCGCTTGTGGGACTGTCTACTGTGAAAAGTGAGCTTGGAATACCTTAGCTTACATGCTCTTAGTCAATGTGATGGACCGGTCGGCTGTGCCCCATTGTACATTCCAGCCAAGAAGCTCTGTAATGAAGCGGAGCGGGACAACCGTTCTGTTGTCGTCGTTCACAAAGACTTTGGCACCGACGGATTTTCTCATGCCGTTGACTTCCATGAAGTCTTTGTTCATCCAGAACACCAGTGTGTCGTTGCCTGCCTTAATGGTAACCTGCTGAGCTTGTTTATCCCATTTCACATCCGCTCCGATGCCTTCACTCAGGTAACGAAGCGGGATGTAGGTCATTCCGCTCCAGATGAACGGCTTGGTATCCATTTGAGTGACTTGTCCGTTAATGTTCAGGACGCCGCTGCCCACCTTCATCCAGACTTTCGTCATGGAAGCAGGATCTGCTGGTGTTGCAGGTGCGGGTGCTGCTGCATCCTGGAACTTGTCATTGAACTGCGTAACAATCGCATTCCCTAGCGCTTGGCCTACTCCGAACATCGTCTTGTAGCCCTCACGGTTCGTCTTGTAAGAAGCGTCATAGTTGCCCGCTGCATACTGCGTAAGCACCTGCTGCACCTGATTCTCGTGAGTGGTCAATGCGGATTGCCCCGCTGACTTCGGCAGGTTGCCTGCTGTAGCCGAATCAAGGAATGCTGCGAATTCAGTGGTGAAGCCAGCAATACGCGCTTCTACTGCTGCTTTTCCCGCTGCATCATTGTTCTTCACTGCCGTTACAAAATCAGCCTGGGCATTCACATGATTCGTAACCCAGATCTTCTCAAAAGCCGCTGCCCCTTCTGCGCCATAAATGGAAGCAATCGCTGCTTTGAAGTCTGCCGTATTCATGGCTTCGGCTCCGATGAGTGCATTGGAAGCGGCTCTTCCGTCATATTGCTCCTGCATTTGCAGGACGGACAAGGCGAAGTGTTCACCCGCTAACTGGTTGAGTGCGGATCTCAGATCAGCAGCCTTGGTATCTGCCTTGGTATTCTCGAATTTAGCAGGCATTTGCATAGTAATCGCACTGGACAAGGCCTTGCTGATGCCGAACATCTCTGCATAACCCTTACGGTAAGCTTCATACGCGCCTTTGTAATCACCGGCTGCATAATCCTCGAACACTTCTTGGACATGGTTCTCATGACTTCGGATAACCTGCTTCGCGGCAGCTGCCGGAAGCTTGCCCTCTGTTGCCGTGCCGAGGAAATTCCCGAACTCATCTACAAAGCCGCTTACTTTATCTTCTGCAGCTTTGACGGCTGCGGTGTCCTTGTTCTTCGTCGCCTTCACCAGATCGTCGGTGTACTTGTTATGTGCACGGAAAATCCGTTCAAATTCTGCCGCGCCTGCATCGCCGTACAGTGAAGCAATGGCGGGCTGCATATCGAGCGCGTTCTGATCAAGCGCCTGGTAGGCCGATGCCGCATCCTTGGTACCGTCATAGGCCTTCGTCATTGCGGTTACGGCAAGGGTGAAATGCTCGGAGAGCAGATAATCCAGGCCCGCTCTCAGCTCGGCAGCCGGTGTGTTCACCGAAGCCTTCATCATCGCGGCTGCCGGGGCTGCCTCCGCACCTGCCAGCGCAGGGATCATCAGGGTCAAGCTTAACATCGGAACGACTAATTTCTTCATCTTCATCTCACTTCACTCCTTAGATTGGTGTAATATGTGTTGTTCACGTTGCCTGTTTGCCTGTACATACACTGAAACGCAGGGGATTCAGGTTTGGATCACTATCCCGCAAAAAAAAGCCGCCCGCCGGTATCAAATACCGGAACGGGCAGCCTCTTGTAATAATATAACCTGCTTGCAGATTGAGTTACGCCAGCAACGCGCGTACACCTTCACTCAGCGGGGTAAGCGGACGGTTCAGCAGCTTCGCAAGGTCGCCGCTCTCGATATTCAGCGCGCCATCACGGATGGCTGCCTGAATGGCAACTACGATCGGCAGCGCCGCTTCCGGCACGCCTGCACCTGCCATAATCTTCGCATACGCGGTGTCATCCACCTGCTGCACGGCCACCTCCTGGCCCAGTACCTCGCCGACCACTGCTGCCAGCTCTGCCTGGGTAAGCGGAGTACCGGACAATTCGTAGATGACACTCTCACGGCTCTCTCCGGCCAGGACAGCCGCTGCCGCTTCAGCATAATCGCTGCGTGTAGCCCAGCCTACCTTGCCGTCTTCGGCTGAGGTCAGCCAAGGAGCGCCGGCCTTCACAGCCTGAATGGAGCCGACTTCATTCTCCAAGTACCAGTTGTTGCGCAGGAAAGCATATGGAATGCCGGATTCGCGGATGAACTCTTCTGTGGCACGGTGTACCGGCGCAAGGAACAGGGAACTGTTCTCGGCATCGCCTACACTGGTGTAGACGA is a window encoding:
- a CDS encoding iron-siderophore ABC transporter substrate-binding protein gives rise to the protein MNSTKKFSFKTLFIPLALTIALAGCSSNQSNSAASSSPAPAAAATTEAASTEAPAAQDAVTYPITIKHALGETVIKSKPERVVTVQWANQDVVLALGVVPVGFSAANFGVQDGSGLLPWTADKLKELNVTDPNVFQDTDGLDFEAISDANPDVILAAYSGLTKEDYETLSKIAPVVAYPTAAWATTWREQVLLNAEGMGMKPEGEQLIKDTEALVNDKLSKYPQIAGKKVVWVNFSAEDLSKLHIYTPVDSRVAFLYELGMTYPESITKQITDPTSYSLSLSSENVEALYDADLIVGYGNDELLKTLQADSLIGKIPAIERGSVAFIDSDTPLVAAGTPNPLSIAYTIDEYLALIGGAIDKIK
- a CDS encoding copper amine oxidase N-terminal domain-containing protein — translated: MKMKKLVVPMLSLTLMIPALAGAEAAPAAAMMKASVNTPAAELRAGLDYLLSEHFTLAVTAMTKAYDGTKDAASAYQALDQNALDMQPAIASLYGDAGAAEFERIFRAHNKYTDDLVKATKNKDTAAVKAAEDKVSGFVDEFGNFLGTATEGKLPAAAAKQVIRSHENHVQEVFEDYAAGDYKGAYEAYRKGYAEMFGISKALSSAITMQMPAKFENTKADTKAADLRSALNQLAGEHFALSVLQMQEQYDGRAASNALIGAEAMNTADFKAAIASIYGAEGAAAFEKIWVTNHVNAQADFVTAVKNNDAAGKAAVEARIAGFTTEFAAFLDSATAGNLPKSAGQSALTTHENQVQQVLTQYAAGNYDASYKTNREGYKTMFGVGQALGNAIVTQFNDKFQDAAAPAPATPADPASMTKVWMKVGSGVLNINGQVTQMDTKPFIWSGMTYIPLRYLSEGIGADVKWDKQAQQVTIKAGNDTLVFWMNKDFMEVNGMRKSVGAKVFVNDDNRTVVPLRFITELLGWNVQWGTADRSITLTKSM
- a CDS encoding SDR family oxidoreductase encodes the protein MTIALTGATGKFGSIVAETLLKTVPAENIVASVRNPEKAEALKARGVDVRHGDFDQPETLDTAFAGVERLLIVSADGDNDTRIRQHKTAVDAAVRAGIGFIVYTSVGDAENSSLFLAPVHRATEEFIRESGIPYAFLRNNWYLENEVGSIQAVKAGAPWLTSAEDGKVGWATRSDYAEAAAAVLAGESRESVIYELSGTPLTQAELAAVVGEVLGQEVAVQQVDDTAYAKIMAGAGVPEAALPIVVAIQAAIRDGALNIESGDLAKLLNRPLTPLSEGVRALLA